The following are from one region of the Coffea eugenioides isolate CCC68of chromosome 2, Ceug_1.0, whole genome shotgun sequence genome:
- the LOC113761798 gene encoding thioredoxin-like protein CXXS1 → MEGQEHQSKSRVVKVDSLESWNFHVNQATTRGNPIVAHFSASWCMPSVAMNPFFEELASDFQDVSFLSVDVDEVKEVATKYEVKAMPTFLLIKEGASVDKLVGANPDEIRKRIESLVQSTPAPLA, encoded by the exons atggaagggCAGGAGCATCAAAGTAAGTCAAGAGTTGTCAAGGTGGATTCGCTGGAGTCCTGGAATTTTCATGTTAATCAGGCAACAACTCGAGGCAATCCT ATTGTGGCACACTTTTCAGCTTCTTGGTGTATGCCATCAGTGGCAATGAATCCGTTCTTCGAGGAATTGGCTTCAGATTTTCAAGATGTTTCCTTTTTGTCCGTTGATGTGGATGAAGTCAAG GAGGTTGCAACCAAGTATGAAGTAAAAGCCATGCCAACATTTCTCCTGATCAAGGAAGGAGCTTCCGTTGACAAACTGGTGGGTGCCAATCCTGATGAAATTCGGAAGAGGATAGAGAGTCTCGTTCAGTCGACTCCTGCTCCATTGGCATAA
- the LOC113761315 gene encoding oxygen-evolving enhancer protein 3-2, chloroplastic-like, translated as MAQAMASMAGLRGSSQAVLDGSLQLSGSGRLSTSSTTRIALARPGFSVRAQQGSGETETSRRAMLGLVAAGIASGSFVQAALAEARAIKVGGPPPPSGGLPGTLNSDIPRDLDLPLKDRFFIQALSPAGAAARAKDSAKDIINVKGLIDKKAWPYVQNDLRLKAELLRYDLNTVISAKPKDEKKQLKDLTGKLFQTISDLDHAAKIKSTPEAEKYYAATVSTLNDVLSKLG; from the exons ATGGCCCAAGCTATGGCTTCAATGGCAGGATTACGTGGATCCTCTCAAGCTGTGCTGGATGGCAGCCTCCAGCTCAGCGGTTCTGGCCGCTTGAGCACATCCAGCACCACCAGAATTGCCTTGGCTAGACCAGGATTCAGCGTTAGAGCCCAGCAAGGATCAGGCGAGACCGAAACAAGCCGCCGAGCCATGTTGGGGCTTGTTGCAGCTGGGATTGCCTCAGGATCTTTTGTTCAGGCAGCGCTTGCTGAAGCCAGGGCAATCAAGGTTGGAGGACCACCACCGCCCTCTGGCGGGTTGC CCGGAACTTTGAACTCAGACATTCCGAGAGACCTTGATTTGCCACTGAAGGACCGTTTCTTCATTCAGGCGCTGTCACCGGCTGGGGCAGCAGCGAGGGCGAAGGATAGTGCCAAGGATATTATTAATGTAAAGGGATTGATAGACAAGAAGGCTTGGCCTTATGTACAAAATGACCTTCGTCTAAAGGCTGAATTACTTCGCTATGATCTCAACACTGTCATCTCAGCAAAACCCAAAGATGAGAAGAAACAGCTGAAAGATCTCACCGGGAAGCTGTTCCAGACCATCAGCGAT TTGGATCATGCAGCGAAGATCAAGAGCACTCCTGAAGCAGAGAAGTACTATGCAGCAACTGTATCTACTTTAAATGATGTTCTATCAAAACTTGGTTAA
- the LOC113763977 gene encoding uncharacterized protein LOC113763977: MSKKVYYLVGLLIMAMDVAAGILGIEAEVAQNKAKNLRVWIFECRDPSYEAFKLGLVATVLLTLAHVAAVMLSGCVCIWSKEELDQSSNNKQLAAASHVLAWVIMVIAFSLLISGTISNSRSRQNCGISNHHQLSIGGILCFVHGLFAVSYYISATAIIQEEKKLKHPATAGAAANA; the protein is encoded by the exons ATGTCTAAAAAGGTGTATTACCTAGTTGGCCTTTTGATCATGGCTATGGACGTTGCAGCTGGTATTCTAGGCATCGAAGCTGAAGTTGCCCAAAACAAG GCCAAAAACCTTCGGGTGTGGATATTTGAATGCAGAGACCCAAGCTATGAAGCCTTCAAACTAGGCTTGGTTGCAACAGTACTATTGACCTTGGCACATGTCGCAGCTGTTATGCTCAGCGGGTGCGTCTGCATTTGGTCCAAGGAAGAGTTGGATCAGTCATCTAACAATAAGCAGCTAGCAGCAGCTTCTCACGTTTTAGCATG GGTCATAATGGTTATAGCATTCTCATTGCTAATCAGTGGGACAATATCGAACTCAAGGTCGAGGCAAAACTGCGGAAtttcaaaccatcatcaattGTCCATAGGAGGAATTTTGTGTTTTGTCCATGGACTTTTTGCCGTCTCTTATTATATTTCTGCAACAGCGATCattcaagaagaaaagaagttgAAGCATCCGGCAACTGCAGGTGCAGCTGCCAATGCTTGA
- the LOC113763339 gene encoding uncharacterized protein LOC113763339, which translates to MLNCQHTQQIWKAAPLQWDGAIDQTGDFRRWWIRITDARNRPRGMEHIGLTANILWQVWKERNQKEFENKTSCSPARTVEKAHKEWLEQEEIMKGRTSQSTRETSFTQEEHYKGQDKEGTICLDVATTSQHGQVSLGIGVTAIKHPNTRLAEWALKERSKGDKVTDEAVAIQLVMCKALEHQWSRITIQFQSQDLMRQIKHKNPSSSRLATLIDDILSMQKLFRMCLFSLAKEESSKRSRELSSHAYGILVDEEWNLISAR; encoded by the coding sequence ATGCTAAACTGTCAACACACGCAGCAGATATGGAAGGCAGCACCATTACAATGGGATGGTGCTATAGACCAAACAGGGGACTTCAGAAGGTGGTGGATCAGAATCACTGATGCAAGGAATAGGCCAAGGGGGATGGAGCATATTGGCCTGACTGCGAATATTTTATGGCAAGTGtggaaagaaagaaaccagAAGGAATTTGAAAACAAGACCAGCTGCTCTCCTGCTCGAACAGTTGAAAAAGCTCATAAAGAGTGGCTGGAGCAAGAGGAAATTATGAAAGGCAGAACTAGCCAGAGCACAAGAGAAACATCTTTCACTCAGGAAGAGCACTATAAGGGACAGGATAAAGAAGGGACCATCTGTCTAGACGTGGCTACAACAAGTCAGCATGGCCAGGTCTCACTGGGGATTGGAGTGACTGCGATAAAGCACCCAAACACTAGACTTGCGGAATGGGCACTTAAAGAGCGAAGTAAGGGAGACAAAGTCACAGATGAAGCAGTGGCTATCCAGCTGGTCATGTGCAAGGCTCTTGAGCATCAGTGGAGCAGAATCACGATCCAGTTTCAAAGCCAGGACCTTATGAGGCAGATAAAGCACAAGAACCCTTCTAGCAGTAGACTAGCTACCTTGATAGATGACATCCTGAGCATGCAAAAGTTGTTTCGCATGTGCTTGTTTAGTTTAGCAAAGGAAGAAAGTAGTAAACGCAGTAGAGAATTAAGTTCTCATGCCTATGGCATTTTAGTGGATGAGGAGTGGAATCTCATCAGTGCTAGATGA
- the LOC113764191 gene encoding uncharacterized protein LOC113764191, translated as MVKEVYYIVGLLIMVMDVVAGILGIQAEVAQNKAITLRLWIFECRHPSYEAFKLGMVATVLLTLAHVAAVMLSGCVCIGSREELDQSSNIKRLAAASHVLAWVIMVIAFLMLISGTISNSRSRQNCGISNHHHLSIGGILCFVHGLFAVTYYISATAVIQEGKKLKHPATAGAAANA; from the exons ATGGTTAAAGAGGTTTATTACATAGTTGGCCTTTTGATCATGGTCATGGACGTTGTAGCTGGTATTCTAGGCATCCAAGCTGAGGTTGCCCAAAACAAG GCCATAACCCTTCGGCTGTGGATATTTGAATGCAGACACCCAAGCTATGAAGCTTTCAAACTAGGCATGGTTGCAACAGTACTATTGACCTTGGCACATGTCGCTGCCGTTATGCTCAGCGGGTGCGTCTGCATTGGGTCTAGGGAAGAGTTGGATCAGTCATCTAACATTAAGCGGCTTGCAGCAGCTTCTCACGTTTTAGCATG GGTCATAATGGTTATAGCATTCTTAATGCTAATCAGTGGGACAATATCGAACTCAAGGTCGAGGCAAAACTGCGGAATTTCAAACCATCATCATTTGTCCATAGGAGGAATTTTGTGTTTTGTCCATGGACTTTTTGCCGTCACTTATTATATTTCTGCAACAGCAGTCATTCAAGAAGGAAAGAAGTTGAAGCATCCTGCAACTGCAGGTGCAGCTGCCAATGCTTGA
- the LOC113761159 gene encoding protein HEAT-STRESS-ASSOCIATED 32, producing the protein MSAFAWKSFYEDEDRPEKPRTYGVTEVRGPHCSLFSQNLLEDIFESMGEFVDGLKFTGGSHSLLPKTYIREVTDMAHKHNVYVTTGDWAEHMLRKGLSAFKEYLEECKQLGFDTIELNMGSMGFPEETLLRYVRLIKNGGLRAKPQFAVKTNKSDIPVNRDRAFESYVVPAPRSSEFIEDVDLLIRRAERCLEAGADMIMIDGDDVCRQADSVRADIIAKIIGRLGLERTMFEASNPKTSEWFIKQYGSKVNLFVDHSQVMDLECLRGRNLGKNHTSVLGSSHFPF; encoded by the exons ATGTCGGCATTTGCATGGAAGAGCTTCTATGAAGATGAGGATCGTCCTGAGAAGCCAAGAACTTATGGTGTCACTGAAGTCAGGGGACCCCATTGCTCCCTTTTCTCTCAAAACCTCCTTGAG GACATCTTTGAATCAATGGGAGAGTTTGTTGATGGGTTAAAGTTCACTGGAGGCTCCCATAGTCTATTGCCAAAGACTTACATAAGAGAAGTTACTGATATGGCTCATAAACACAATGTCTATGTCACTACAGGAGACTGGGCTGAACATATGCTCCGCAAAGGACTGTCTGCCTTTAAGGAATATCTCGAG GAATGTAAGCAGTTGGGATTTGACACTATCGAGCTCAACATGGGATCGATGGGGTTTCCCGAAGAAACTTTGTTAAGATATGTGCGGTTGATAAAGAATGGTGGTCTTAGAGCTAAGCCTCAATTTGCAGTCAAGACTAACAAGTCTGATATACCTGTCAACAGAGATAGAGCATTTGAATCTTATGTGGTACCTGCACCTAGAAGCTCTG AATTCATTGAGGATGTTGATCTTCTGATAAGAAGGGCCGAAAGATGCTTAGAAGCTGGGGCAGACATGATAATGATTGATGGTGATGATGTCTGCCGGCAGGCTGATTCTGTTAGGGCAGATATCATTGCGAAGATAATTGGGCGTCTTGGCCTTGAGAGAACCATGTTTGAAGCCTCAAATCCTAAGACCTCTGAGTGGTTTATTAAGCAATATGGTTCCAAG GTGAACCTTTTCGTGGATCACTCTCAAGTTATGGACCTGGAGTGTCTTCGAGGGCGCAACCTGGGGAAAAATCATACATCAGTTCTTGGTTCTTCACATTTTCCATTCTAA